In Vanrija pseudolonga chromosome 4, complete sequence, a single window of DNA contains:
- the UGA2 gene encoding Succinate-semialdehyde dehydrogenase [NADP(+)]: MVLSPRFTLNDPSLLLSTGWINDAPARSGTNRTPFEVQDPATGEVWARVESMDAADADAAIQAATDAFPAYSALPARTRARLLLEFDRLVRENKEDLATLVVMEAGKTLAEARAEVDYAATYSWIMAGEAERIQGDVLKANENPSLRFFTIKQPIGPVGLLCPWNFPIAIALRKIATALAAGCTVVIKPSPETPTTTLALALLAQRAGFPKGVVNVVTASSETTPEVGQKFCEDKRLKKISFTGSTNVGKLLAAQSASSLKKLTLELGGNGSFIVFEDADLEQAADALVANKFRNAGQVCTCANRIFVQASVIDKFSELVKARVAKLNTGHGLDAGVTTGALTTERGAERAVGLVADAIKNGGTLHAGGKRIGTGFLFEPTLITGASKDAKVYKEEIFGPILSIYAFETEDEVLKLANATDMGLTNYVFSQNIGRAWRCYEKLESGTVAINTAIANAAESPFGGIKESGSGKEGGLGYGVDEFLIIKSAAMTV; this comes from the exons ATGGTCCTCTCCCCCCGCTTCACGCTCAACGAcccctcgctcctcctctccaCGGGATGGATCAacgacgcgcccgcgcgctcggggACTAACCGCACGCCGTTCGAGGTGCAGGACCCCGCCACGGGCGAGGTGTGGGCCCGCGTCGAGAGcatggacgccgccgacgccgacgccgcgatcCAGGCCGCGACAGACGCGTTCCCCGCGTACTCGGCCCTCCCGGCGCGGACCCGCGCCCGCCTGCTTCTTGAGTTTGACCGCCTCGTGCGCGAGAACAAGGAGGACCTGGCGACCCTCGTTGTGATGGAGGCTggcaagacgctcgccgaggcgcgtgccgaggtcgactaCGCCG CAACCTACTCCTGGATCATGGCCGGCGAAGCCGAGCGCATCCagggcgacgtgctcaaggCCAACGAGAACCCCTCGCTCCGCTTCTTCACCATCAAGCAGCCCATCGGGCCCGTTGGCCTCCTGTGCCC CTGGAACTTCCCCATCGCCATTGCGCTGCGCAAgatcgcgacggcgctcgcggcgggctgCACGGTCGTCATCAAGCCGTCGCCcgagacgccgacgacgacgctcgcgctcgcgctgctcgcccagcgcgcggGCTTCCCCAAGGGCGTGGTCAACGTCGTCACTGCGTCGTCAGAGACGACGCCCGAGGTCGGCCAGAAGTTCTGCGAGGACAAGCGCCTCAAGAAGATCAGCTTCACCGGCTCGACCAAcgtcggcaagctcctcgctgcgcagtcggccagctcgctcaagaagctcacgctcgagctcggcggtaACGGCAGCTTTATCGTgttcgaggacgccgacctcgagcaggctGCAGATG CCCTTGTCGCCAACAAGTTCCGCAACGCAGGCCAGGTGTGCACCTGCGCCAACCGTATCTTCGTCCAGGCGTCTGTGATCGACAAGTTCtccgagctcgtcaaggcaCGTGTCGCCAAGCTGAACACTGGTCACggtctcgacgccggcgtgacgaccggcgcgctgacgactgagcgcggcgccgagcgtgcggtaggcctcgtcgccgatgCGATCAAGAACGGCGGCACGCTCCACGCGGGCGGCAAGCGCATTGGCACAGGCTTCCTCTTCGAGCCAACTCTCATCACGGGCGCGAGCAAGGACGCCAAGGTGTACAAGGAGGAGATCTTTGGCCCCATCCTGTCGATTTACGCGTTTgagaccgaggacgaggtgctcaagctcgccaacgcgACCGACATGGGACTCACCAACTATGTCTTCTCGCAGAACATTGGCCGCGCTTGGCGCTGCTACGAGAAGCTCGAGAGCGGCACCGTCGCGATCAACACGGCGATCGCGAACGCTGCTGAGAGCCCATTCGGCGGCATCAAGGAGAGCGGATCGGGCAAGGAGGGCGGGCTGGGctacggcgtcgacgagttcTTGATTATCAAGTCGGCCGCCATGACTGTGTAG
- the mirC gene encoding MFS siderochrome iron transporter C, with protein MSSLEPKDVSPPKTDYELPSATSSEETLVGVTKVQAANSVWGPKTRWILYVSIGLAAYIYSLDGTTTWQYLVYATSSVFQHSMSGTIDTAGAIIIAVGKPLMAKLTDVIGRAETFILVGLLYAVGYAVIAGAKNVGTIAGGTIVYRFGYTGLQLATQVLIADITTLRWRGFMSALVSAPFIINAFVSAEIAESILPKADATGVRPLGSDSWRWGYGMFAILVPVILVPICGSLLWAQHKAKKERRYERDPASVGTKIKRALLDMDIGGLILVAASLGLILIPLGLAPKAVRQWKTPSMIAMITVGAVLFPVFLAYEYFVPRKPVFPMRWLRRLPILGACLIGFFDFVSFYLQYQFLYSFMTVTQPTWSNRYLNYFMQTQTVGLTVFGLLAGVIMAATRRFKWMLIVGLLIRLLGVGLMMYARSDSGNTASLVMCQVLQGLGGGFASITTMVAAQASVSHVDVATVTAMVLLLTEVGNSVGTAAATTVWTEYMPRALADHVPGNNATLNAELFGSITTVMTYAIDDPIRLGAIEAYRSVMHRLVLGALIVAIFPPIFAFFLVKNIRLTDTQNAVDGKNLAGEQVEEGQVGQGEAVVPLSALPHSVLEQSHFPISSLSIVHSTMDARTDTPSSGGEDGSVPQRKRGREGSPRPYKKRAYGQSCYACRERKIKCEVDGEPPCRSCIETNTLCESVERAKPARKKRDLDGILSSIEARLRKLDDLEARTRRLESISHPLAGSSSSLAVPSKKRRDSRASSPPSDEPLSGPRYDLGPPARPVYHGEVSMFDDSETRPRASPRLEPAARDWTPDRLKAAARLRHRYAPPEDGETWVDSYFCWASTQDYVVHRPLFRRDMALGGGPWFSEFLLVCMYVPGIRLTYQMDQDEREQKGEQYFSLAMSMLPDVLTSPPTFANTQALLVLAGRQVARGQTTQAWVFTGMAIRLMQDMGMHLPPSPEDATRFSQEERDQRTRLFWAAYTWDKATALVMGREPCLPLRPYMTPDALPADPDDDADWVPCVPEGTRLPINVPYPKQPMLKTLTLRHNARLFAILESILTNMYSPGLPNSRSVSFIRTAIEDLEAWRKSIPDVLKLEGPNLPEYCPPPNVVVSNMLYHAMRILVYRPLLTDNGRSSHASTALSQCRNASAGVSHILSLWGKTFGDNCHHYIILYCSFISASVDILLIRSGIQYLRDEAFQRVHLALTTLENAQLQGPCISRGVVNIRSQLNRAIKDFGLPDQQPLLPLPPPAYVADIAQSSPQPLSESRTQHEPAADSSQPPAFPQWFPGTEFWESQTLLDMLSAAPISTEDPFAFGATEHDLGLVL; from the exons ATGTCCTCACTTGAGCCGAAGGACGTCTCGCCGCCAAAAACCGACTATGAGCTTCCCTCAGCTACCAGCTCGGAGGAgacgctcgtcggcgtgacCAAGGTACAGGCCGCCAACTCGGTGTG GGGCCCCAAGACGCGCTGGATCCTCTACGTCTCCATCGGGCTCGCGGCGTACATCTATTCTTTGGACGGTACCACGACGTGGCAGTACTTGGTGTATgcgacgtcgagcgtgttCC AACACTCGATGAGCGGCACGATCGACACGGCAGGCGCGATCATCATTGCAGTCGGCAAGCCGCTCATGGCGAAACTCACCGACGTGatcgggcgcgccgagacgtTCATCCTCGTCGGGCTGCTCTACGCGGTCGGGTACGCGGTGATTGCGGGTGCGAAGAACGTCGGCACGATCGCGGGCGGCACGATCGTGTACCGGTTCGGGTATACCGGCCTACAGCTGGCGACGCAGGTGCTCATTGCGGACATTACGAcgctgcgctggcgcgggTTCATGTCCGCGCTCGTGTCCGCGCCGTTCATCATCAACGCGTTCGTGAGCGCCGAGATTGCCGAGTCTATCCTGCCGAAAGCGGACGCGACGGGCGTGCGGCCGCTCGGGTCGGAcagctggcgctggggctACGGCATGTTTGCGATCCTCGTGCCTGTCATCCTCGTGCCGATTTGCGGGTCGCTGCTGTGGGCACAgcacaaggccaagaaggagcgcCGGTACGAGCGCGACCCCGCGAGCGTGGGGACCAAGAtcaagcgcgcgctgctTGACATGGATATCGGCGGGCTCATCCTCGTTGCTGCGTCGCTCggcctcatcctcatccccctcgggctcgcgcccAAGGCCGTCCGCCAGTGGAAGACGCCGTCCATGATCGCCATGATCaccgtcggcgcggtgctgttccccgtcttcctcgcgtACGAGTACTTCGTCCCCCGCAAGCCCGTGTTCCCCATGCGGTggctccgccgcctgcccatcctcggcgcgtgcCTCATCGGCTTCTTCGACTTTGTCTCCTTCTACCTCCAGTATCAGTTCCTCTACTCGTTCATGACCGTCACCCAGCCGACCTGGTCGAACCGCTACCTCAACTACTTTATGCAGACGCAGACGGTCGGCCTGACGGTGTTTGGCCTTCTTGCCGGCGTCATCatggccgcgacgcgccgcttcAAG TGGATGCTGATTGTCGGCCTTCTCATCCGCCTCCTGGGCGTCGGGCTCATGATGTACGCCCGCTCAGACTCGGGCAACACGGCGTCACTCGTCATGTGCCAGGTGCTGcagggcctcggcggcggcttcgcATCCATCACGACCATGGTCGCTGCGCAGGCCTCCGTGTCGCACGTCGACGTGGCGACCGTCACCGCCATggtgctcctcctcaccgaggtcggcaacTCGGTCGGCAcagcggccgcgacgaccgtgtGGACAGAGTacatgccgcgcgcgctcgccgaccacgTGCCGGGGAACAACGCGacgctcaacgccgagctcTTTGGCTCCATCACCACGGTCATGACGTACGCCATCGACGACCCgatccgcctcggcgcgatCGAGGCGTACCGCAGCGTCATGCACCgtctcgtgctcggcgcgctcatcgtcgccaTCTTCCCGCCCATCTTtgccttcttcctcgtcaagAACATCCGCCTCACCGACACCCAGAACGCCGTGGACGGTAAGAACTTGGCTGGTGAGCAGGTGGAGGAGGGCCAGGTGGGCcagggcgaggccgtcgtccccCTCAGCG CCTTGCCGCACTCCGTCCTCGAGCAATCTCACTTCCCTATCTCCTCACTATCGATCGTGCATTCCACAATGGACGCCCGTACGGAtacgccgagcagcggcggcgaggatggcagCGTTCCACAGCGCAAACGTGGCCGCGAgggctcgccgaggccgtaCAAGAAACGTGCCTATGGCCAGTCGTGCTAT GCGTGCCGTGAGCGCAAGATCAAGTGCGAGGTCGATGGCGAGCCGCCATGCCGCTCGTGTATCGAGACCAACACGCTCTGCGAGAGTGTGGAGCGTGCGAAACCCGCCCGCAAgaagcgcgacctcgacggcatccTGTCTTCTATCGAGGCGCGGCTCAGAAAACTCGATGATCTGGAGGCGCGTACGCGCCGGCTCGAGTCCATCTCACATCCGTTGGCTGGATCTTCATCGTCGCTCGCGGTCCCCTCGAAGAAGCGCCGTGATTCGCgtgccagctcgccgccgtccgacgAGCCCCTCAGCGGCCCGCGGTACGACCTtggcccacccgcccgcccagtgTATCACGGTGAGGTGAGCATGTTCGATGACTCGGAGACGCGCCCGAGAGCCTCGCCACGACTCGAgcctgccgcgcgcgactgGACACCGGATCggctcaaggccgccgcgcgtctgCGTCACCggtacgcgccgcccgaggacgGTGAAACCTGGGTCGACTCGTACTTCTGCTGGGCGAGCACCCAGGACTATGTCGTCCACCGCCCGCTGTTCCGAC GCGACATGgcactcggcggcgggccttGGTTTTCAGAGTTCCTCCTCGTCTGCATGTATGTCCCTGGCATCCGCCTCACGTACCAGATGGACCAGGACGAGCGAGAGCAAAAGGGCGAGCAGTACTTCAGCCTGGCGATGAGCATGCTCCCCGACGTTCTCACCTCCCCGCCGACGTTTGCAAACACGC AGGcactcctcgtcctcgctgggCGGCAGGTCGCACGAGGCCAAACGACACAGGCATGGGTGTTCACTGGCATGGCCATCCGTCTCATGCAGGAT ATGGGTATGCACCTCCCTCCAAGCCCGGAAGACGCGACGAGGTTCTCGCAGGAGGAGAGAGATCAGCGGACAAGGCTATTCTGGGCTG CATACACATGGGACAAGGCGACTGCGCTGGTCATGGGACGCGAGCCATGTTTGCCCTTGCGGCCATACATGACCCCCGACGCGCTCCCAGCGGACccggacgacgacgccgactggGTGCCCTGTGTCCCAGAGGGAACAAGACTGCCCATCAACGTGCCGTACCCCAAGCAGCCAATGCTCAAAACACTTACTCTTCGGCACAACGCCAGACTGTTCGCCATCCTCGAGTCCATCCTCACGAACATGTACTCGCCTGGTCTGCCAAACTCCCGATCCGTGTCCTTTATCCGCACTGCTATCGAGGACCTTGAAGCCTGGCGAAAGAGTATCCCAGACgtgctcaagctcgagggccCAAATCTTCCCGAGTACTGTCCGCCGCCGAATGTTGTCGTCTCAAA TATGCTCTACCACGCCATGCGCATCCTGGTGTATCGACCCCTTCTGACAGACAACGGACGCTCGTCGCACGCCTCAACGGCCCTCAGCCAGTGTCGTaacgcgtcggcgggcgtcagcCACATCCTCTCGTTGTGGGGCAAGACGTTTGGCGACAACTGCCACCACTACATCATCCTGTATTGTAGCTTCATCTCAGC GAGCGTCGACATTCTGCTCATCCGCAGCGGAATCCAGTACCTCCGCGACGAGGCCTTCCAGCGTGTGCACCTCGCCCTGACAACGCTCGAGAATGCCCAGCTCCAAGGCCCATGTATCTCTCGCGGCGTGGTCAACATCCGATCTCAGCTCAACCGCGCAATCAAGGACTTTGGCCTGCCCGACCAGCAGCCTCTGCTGCCGCTCCCACCACCCGCCTACGTTGCAGACATCGCCCAGTCGTCGCCCCAGCCGCTCTCCGAGTCGCGCACGCAGCACGAGCCGGCTGCCGACTCGTCGCAGCCCCCAGCATTCCCCCAGTGGTTCCCAGGAACCGAGTTCTGGGAGAGCCAAACACTGCTGGATATGCTCAGCGCGGCACCTATATCCACCGAAGACCCGTTCGCGTTCGGCGCGACGGAGCATGACCTTGGCTTGGTTCTGTAG
- the mirC gene encoding Siderophore iron transporter 3, whose translation MSSLEPKDVSPPKTDYELPSATSSEETLVGVTKVQAANSVWGPKTRWILYVSIGLAAYIYSLDGTTTWQYLVYATSSVFQHSMSGTIDTAGAIIIAVGKPLMAKLTDVIGRAETFILVGLLYAVGYAVIAGAKNVGTIAGGTIVYRFGYTGLQLATQVLIADITTLRWRGFMSALVSAPFIINAFVSAEIAESILPKADATGVRPLGSDSWRWGYGMFAILVPVILVPICGSLLWAQHKAKKERRYERDPASVGTKIKRALLDMDIGGLILVAASLGLILIPLGLAPKAVRQWKTPSMIAMITVGAVLFPVFLAYEYFVPRKPVFPMRWLRRLPILGACLIGFFDFVSFYLQYQFLYSFMTVTQPTWSNRYLNYFMQTQTVGLTVFGLLAGVIMAATRRFKWMLIVGLLIRLLGVGLMMYARSDSGNTASLVMCQVLQGLGGGFASITTMVAAQASVSHVDVATVTAMVLLLTEVGNSVGTAAATTVWTEYMPRALADHVPGNNATLNAELFGSITTVMTYAIDDPIRLGAIEAYRSVMHRLVLGALIVAIFPPIFAFFLVKNIRLTDTQNAVDGKNLAGEQVEEGQVGQGEAVVPLSALPHSVLEQSHFPISSLSIVHSTMDARTDTPSSGGEDGSVPQRKRGREGSPRPYKKRAYGQSCYACRERKIKCEVDGEPPCRSCIETNTLCESVERAKPARKKRDLDGILSSIEARLRKLDDLEARTRRLESISHPLAGSSSSLAVPSKKRRDSRASSPPSDEPLSGPRYDLGPPARPVYHGEVSMFDDSETRPRASPRLEPAARDWTPDRLKAAARLRHRYAPPEDGETWVDSYFCWASTQDYVVHRPLFRRDMALGGGPWFSEFLLVCMYVPGIRLTYQMDQDEREQKGEQYFSLAMSMLPDVLTSPPTFANTQALLVLAGRQVARGQTTQAWVFTGMAIRLMQDMGMHLPPSPEDATRFSQEERDQRTRLFWAAYTWDKATALVMGREPCLPLRPYMTPDALPADPDDDADWVPCVPEGTRLPINSILTNMYSPGLPNSRSVSFIRTAIEDLEAWRKSIPDVLKLEGPNLPEYCPPPNVVVSNMLYHAMRILVYRPLLTDNGRSSHASTALSQCRNASAGVSHILSLWGKTFGDNCHHYIILYCSFISASVDILLIRSGIQYLRDEAFQRVHLALTTLENAQLQGPCISRGVVNIRSQLNRAIKDFGLPDQQPLLPLPPPAYVADIAQSSPQPLSESRTQHEPAADSSQPPAFPQWFPGTEFWESQTLLDMLSAAPISTEDPFAFGATEHDLGLVL comes from the exons ATGTCCTCACTTGAGCCGAAGGACGTCTCGCCGCCAAAAACCGACTATGAGCTTCCCTCAGCTACCAGCTCGGAGGAgacgctcgtcggcgtgacCAAGGTACAGGCCGCCAACTCGGTGTG GGGCCCCAAGACGCGCTGGATCCTCTACGTCTCCATCGGGCTCGCGGCGTACATCTATTCTTTGGACGGTACCACGACGTGGCAGTACTTGGTGTATgcgacgtcgagcgtgttCC AACACTCGATGAGCGGCACGATCGACACGGCAGGCGCGATCATCATTGCAGTCGGCAAGCCGCTCATGGCGAAACTCACCGACGTGatcgggcgcgccgagacgtTCATCCTCGTCGGGCTGCTCTACGCGGTCGGGTACGCGGTGATTGCGGGTGCGAAGAACGTCGGCACGATCGCGGGCGGCACGATCGTGTACCGGTTCGGGTATACCGGCCTACAGCTGGCGACGCAGGTGCTCATTGCGGACATTACGAcgctgcgctggcgcgggTTCATGTCCGCGCTCGTGTCCGCGCCGTTCATCATCAACGCGTTCGTGAGCGCCGAGATTGCCGAGTCTATCCTGCCGAAAGCGGACGCGACGGGCGTGCGGCCGCTCGGGTCGGAcagctggcgctggggctACGGCATGTTTGCGATCCTCGTGCCTGTCATCCTCGTGCCGATTTGCGGGTCGCTGCTGTGGGCACAgcacaaggccaagaaggagcgcCGGTACGAGCGCGACCCCGCGAGCGTGGGGACCAAGAtcaagcgcgcgctgctTGACATGGATATCGGCGGGCTCATCCTCGTTGCTGCGTCGCTCggcctcatcctcatccccctcgggctcgcgcccAAGGCCGTCCGCCAGTGGAAGACGCCGTCCATGATCGCCATGATCaccgtcggcgcggtgctgttccccgtcttcctcgcgtACGAGTACTTCGTCCCCCGCAAGCCCGTGTTCCCCATGCGGTggctccgccgcctgcccatcctcggcgcgtgcCTCATCGGCTTCTTCGACTTTGTCTCCTTCTACCTCCAGTATCAGTTCCTCTACTCGTTCATGACCGTCACCCAGCCGACCTGGTCGAACCGCTACCTCAACTACTTTATGCAGACGCAGACGGTCGGCCTGACGGTGTTTGGCCTTCTTGCCGGCGTCATCatggccgcgacgcgccgcttcAAG TGGATGCTGATTGTCGGCCTTCTCATCCGCCTCCTGGGCGTCGGGCTCATGATGTACGCCCGCTCAGACTCGGGCAACACGGCGTCACTCGTCATGTGCCAGGTGCTGcagggcctcggcggcggcttcgcATCCATCACGACCATGGTCGCTGCGCAGGCCTCCGTGTCGCACGTCGACGTGGCGACCGTCACCGCCATggtgctcctcctcaccgaggtcggcaacTCGGTCGGCAcagcggccgcgacgaccgtgtGGACAGAGTacatgccgcgcgcgctcgccgaccacgTGCCGGGGAACAACGCGacgctcaacgccgagctcTTTGGCTCCATCACCACGGTCATGACGTACGCCATCGACGACCCgatccgcctcggcgcgatCGAGGCGTACCGCAGCGTCATGCACCgtctcgtgctcggcgcgctcatcgtcgccaTCTTCCCGCCCATCTTtgccttcttcctcgtcaagAACATCCGCCTCACCGACACCCAGAACGCCGTGGACGGTAAGAACTTGGCTGGTGAGCAGGTGGAGGAGGGCCAGGTGGGCcagggcgaggccgtcgtccccCTCAGCG CCTTGCCGCACTCCGTCCTCGAGCAATCTCACTTCCCTATCTCCTCACTATCGATCGTGCATTCCACAATGGACGCCCGTACGGAtacgccgagcagcggcggcgaggatggcagCGTTCCACAGCGCAAACGTGGCCGCGAgggctcgccgaggccgtaCAAGAAACGTGCCTATGGCCAGTCGTGCTAT GCGTGCCGTGAGCGCAAGATCAAGTGCGAGGTCGATGGCGAGCCGCCATGCCGCTCGTGTATCGAGACCAACACGCTCTGCGAGAGTGTGGAGCGTGCGAAACCCGCCCGCAAgaagcgcgacctcgacggcatccTGTCTTCTATCGAGGCGCGGCTCAGAAAACTCGATGATCTGGAGGCGCGTACGCGCCGGCTCGAGTCCATCTCACATCCGTTGGCTGGATCTTCATCGTCGCTCGCGGTCCCCTCGAAGAAGCGCCGTGATTCGCgtgccagctcgccgccgtccgacgAGCCCCTCAGCGGCCCGCGGTACGACCTtggcccacccgcccgcccagtgTATCACGGTGAGGTGAGCATGTTCGATGACTCGGAGACGCGCCCGAGAGCCTCGCCACGACTCGAgcctgccgcgcgcgactgGACACCGGATCggctcaaggccgccgcgcgtctgCGTCACCggtacgcgccgcccgaggacgGTGAAACCTGGGTCGACTCGTACTTCTGCTGGGCGAGCACCCAGGACTATGTCGTCCACCGCCCGCTGTTCCGAC GCGACATGgcactcggcggcgggccttGGTTTTCAGAGTTCCTCCTCGTCTGCATGTATGTCCCTGGCATCCGCCTCACGTACCAGATGGACCAGGACGAGCGAGAGCAAAAGGGCGAGCAGTACTTCAGCCTGGCGATGAGCATGCTCCCCGACGTTCTCACCTCCCCGCCGACGTTTGCAAACACGC AGGcactcctcgtcctcgctgggCGGCAGGTCGCACGAGGCCAAACGACACAGGCATGGGTGTTCACTGGCATGGCCATCCGTCTCATGCAGGAT ATGGGTATGCACCTCCCTCCAAGCCCGGAAGACGCGACGAGGTTCTCGCAGGAGGAGAGAGATCAGCGGACAAGGCTATTCTGGGCTG CATACACATGGGACAAGGCGACTGCGCTGGTCATGGGACGCGAGCCATGTTTGCCCTTGCGGCCATACATGACCCCCGACGCGCTCCCAGCGGACccggacgacgacgccgactggGTGCCCTGTGTCCCAGAGGGAACAAGACTGCCCATCAAC TCCATCCTCACGAACATGTACTCGCCTGGTCTGCCAAACTCCCGATCCGTGTCCTTTATCCGCACTGCTATCGAGGACCTTGAAGCCTGGCGAAAGAGTATCCCAGACgtgctcaagctcgagggccCAAATCTTCCCGAGTACTGTCCGCCGCCGAATGTTGTCGTCTCAAA TATGCTCTACCACGCCATGCGCATCCTGGTGTATCGACCCCTTCTGACAGACAACGGACGCTCGTCGCACGCCTCAACGGCCCTCAGCCAGTGTCGTaacgcgtcggcgggcgtcagcCACATCCTCTCGTTGTGGGGCAAGACGTTTGGCGACAACTGCCACCACTACATCATCCTGTATTGTAGCTTCATCTCAGC GAGCGTCGACATTCTGCTCATCCGCAGCGGAATCCAGTACCTCCGCGACGAGGCCTTCCAGCGTGTGCACCTCGCCCTGACAACGCTCGAGAATGCCCAGCTCCAAGGCCCATGTATCTCTCGCGGCGTGGTCAACATCCGATCTCAGCTCAACCGCGCAATCAAGGACTTTGGCCTGCCCGACCAGCAGCCTCTGCTGCCGCTCCCACCACCCGCCTACGTTGCAGACATCGCCCAGTCGTCGCCCCAGCCGCTCTCCGAGTCGCGCACGCAGCACGAGCCGGCTGCCGACTCGTCGCAGCCCCCAGCATTCCCCCAGTGGTTCCCAGGAACCGAGTTCTGGGAGAGCCAAACACTGCTGGATATGCTCAGCGCGGCACCTATATCCACCGAAGACCCGTTCGCGTTCGGCGCGACGGAGCATGACCTTGGCTTGGTTCTGTAG
- the PLT3 gene encoding putative polyol transporter 3, translating into MPRPRLRTWASCLAVLLAFVLAGYDADPTTLVSTPYLAELDHPFPSASEQDSIRRALYTCDVASFILTALVLTPCFMQRQGRRGTLLLGAVYAFVGALIQVISPSRPLAVLGRFFATLGKAFALPSALVYVAEVASTADRGALLSLAQAAYQLGSFLVFWVQAAPGAATRQPQLAARITPLVQLYFPLILVLGMLLAPESPRYLASRGRYEAAMRALATVRDEMDPRALEELEEIIRAGPAPEKSDYFHQLSPYLELVANSASRHRLLLAFGLGVGLTLGGSAQVVSDAGAVYSYAFWPRQQGTSLDQDPNIDMSELALARRYIRSSTGPGLAFFVLPAVRRAIELVSAAAAPLLIAKLGRRRLVVLGAVATAVLLVPLGAVGGLANVLTKRGVLAGYRTGWATWTIQGVRVDDPRRSVGVLYAIFATIIRAVYLPTVAAGVLTYTGEMFSQGVRAHGVSIALALYAVLDAVFNDQAFARFTSSAGLFAFFLFAAVAFVFLLLPETRSADLEGMEDLFEPEQPERPASVASEASVASFGSRPRSSRSKRRQPLARLGA; encoded by the exons atGCCCCGCCCACGGCTGCGAACATGGGCGTCCTGCCTCGCTGTGCTGCTCGCGTTCGTGCTGGCAGGCTACGACGCGGACCCGACGACGCTCGTGTCGACGCcgtacctcgccgagctggaccaCCCGTtcccctcggcgtcggagcAGGACTCGATCCGGCGCGCGCTGTACACGTGCGACGTGGCCAGCTTCATCCTCaccgcgctcgtgctcaccCCGTGCTTCATGCAgcgccaaggacggcggGGGACGCTGCTCCTCGGGGCGGTGTACGCCTTTGTCGGGGCTCTGATCCAGGTCATCTCGCCCAGCCGCCCCCTCGCGGTCCTGGGACGCTTCTTCGCCACCCTCGGCAAGGCGTTCGCGCTCCCCTCGGCACTGGTgtacgtcgccgaggtggcgagtactgccgaccgcggcgcactcctctccctcgcgcaggcggcatACCAGCTC GGCTCGTTCCTCGTCTTCTGGGTGCAAGCCGCCccgggcgcggcgacgcgccagcCCCAGCTCGCAGCGAGAATCACGCCCCTCGTGCAGCTCTACTTCccgctcatcctcgtcctcggcatgcTCCTGGCGCCAGAGAGCCCGCGGTACCTCGCCTCGAGGGGGCGGTACGAGGCCGccatgcgcgcgctcgccacggtccgcgacgagatggacCCCCGTGCGCTCGaagagctcgaggagatAATCCGCGCCGGGCCGGCTCCCGAAAAGTCGGACTACTTCCACCAGCTGAGCCCgtacctcgagctcgtggccaACAGCGCGAGCCGGCAccggctcctcctcgccttcggcctcggcgtcggcctcacTCTCGGCGGTAGCGCGCAGGTCGTGTCCGACGCCGGTGCGGTGTACAGCTACGCCTTCTGGCCACGGCAGCAAGGGACCTCGCTCGACCAGGACCCCAACATCGACATgtccgagctcgccctcgcgcggcggTATATCCGGAGCTCGACCGGCCCAGGGCTGGCATTCTTCGTCCTCCCTGCTGTCCGCCGCGCAATCGAGCTGGTctcggccgctgcggcgcctcTGCTAATCGCCAAGCTTGGGCGCAGacgccttgtcgtcctcggtgccgTTGCCACTGCCGTTCTCCTCGTCCCGCTtggcgcggtcggcggcctcgccaaCGTGCTCACGAAACGCGGCGTGCTGGCAGGGTACAGAACCGGCTGGGCGACATGGACCATCCAGGGCGTCCGGGTCGACGACCCCcggcgcagcgtcggcgtgctgtACGCCATCTTCGCGACGATCATCCGCGCAGTGTACCTCCCCactgtcgccgccggcgtgttGACTTACACCGGCGAGATGTTCTCGCAGggggtgcgcgcgcacggcgtgaGTATCGCTCTTGCGCTGTACGCGGTGCTGGACGCCGTGTTCAACGACCAAGCCTTTGCTCGCttcacctcgtcggccgggcTGTTCGCTT TCTTCCTCTTCGCGGCCGT CGCcttcgtcttcctcctcctcccggaaacgcgcagcgccgacctGGAAGGCATGGAGGACCTGTTCGAGCCGGAACAGCCCGAGCGGCCGGCCTCAGTGGCCAGCGAGGCGTCAGTCGCGAGCTTTGGGTCCCGACCACGTTCGAGCCGGTCCAAGCGACGCcagccgctcgcgcggcTAGGGGCGTAG